In Afipia carboxidovorans OM5, the sequence CGGATAGGTGCCTTCAATGACGCGCCCACAGCCGATCGAGAAGATGACGTCGGCGCAGAACAGCGCATGCGCGTCGTCGAACATGTAGCTGATGTGATCGAGCGTATGGCCGGGCGTCTCGAACACCCGCGCGACGAGATTGCCGACCTTGACGGTGTCGCCCTCCTTGACGTGAACATCGAGCCCGTCGATCCGCACACCCTTCTCGTAGGGGCCGACGACGCGGCATTTGTACTTCGCCTTCAGCTCGGCGATGCCGTCGGTATGATCGGCGTGATGATGGGTGATGAGAAGGTCCGTCAGCCGCCAGCCTTCGCGCTCCAGCGCGGCGATGATCGGCTTCGCGTCCGGCGCGTCGATGGCCGCCGTCGCCTTGGTCACGGGGTCGTGGATGAGATAGCCGATATTGTCGCTGAGGCACGGGAAAACACGGATTTCAGCAGCCATGGTCGCTCCACTTTGTCGAGAATGCTCGCTGTTTAGCATGTCCATGCGACAGGGTTAAACCCCGCGCCGCGACAGCGATGCCTTATGCAGACGCTGCGTGCGTGGTAAAAGGCCCCATGACCGTCGACGTCATCGATCTTCGTGGCTTCTATTCCCAGCGTATCGGCACAGTTGTGCGGCGTATGATCTGGCGCGGCATTCAGAACCACTGGCCGGACGCGCCCGGGCAGCGCGTGCTTGGTTTCGGCTATCCGACGCCGTATCTCGGCTTGTTCCGCGATAGCTGCGAGCGCTGTCTTGCATTCATGCCGGCGACGCAGGGCGTGCTGAAATGGCCGACCGCGCGGCCAACGCTCTCCACGCTCGTCGATGAACTGTCATTGCCCCTGCCGGATGCGGCGCTCGATCGCATCCTGCTCGTGCATGCGCTCGAGATGTCGGACGATCCGGAAAATTTCATGCGTGAGATCTGGCGCGTGCTCGCGCCGTCAGGCCGGTTGATGGTCGTGGTGCCCAATCGTCGCGGGGTCTGGGCGCGCGGCGACAACACGCCGTTCGGCCACGGTCAGCCTTATTCGCGCACGCAGCTGATTCAGCTTTTGCGGCAGACGTGGTTCACGCCGGTGGCGTGGAGCGAGGCGCTGTTCATGCCGCCGGTCGATAAGGGCTGGATGCTGCGCTCGGCCCCTGCCTGGGAGAAAGTGGGATCGGCGCTGTCGTCGCCGTTCCCGGGCGTATTGCTCGTTGAGGCGACGAAGCAGGTCTATCGCGGCCTGCCGGCGAAGCGCGAACGGCCACGCCTCATTCCGGCGCTCGAACCTGCGCTGGTGCCAAGGCCGCTGCAGCGGCAGGACCCCTGATCACCAGCCGGGCGATATTACGTGAGGCTTACTCGCCTGCGAGATCGCCGCTCTCCTGCGGCACGGCAGCCGTCTGTCCTTCAGGACGCGGTGTGCGGGGACGGCGGCGGCGATGGGCGAAACGCTCGCCCTGCGGCGCTCCGCCACCCTCGAACGGGGCTGCAGGCTGCGGTGCACCGCCGGTGATGAAGGAGGGCAGTCCGGACGCGCCGCTATCCTGCGGTTGCGTCTGCTGCTGGCGGGTGTTCTCGCGCGGTTCGCGATATTCACGCGGCTGCTCACGCTGTTGCGGGTAGGGCTGCGACTGCTCGCGCTGGGTGAACTGCTGCGGCTGCGGGGCGAAGCCCGGCTCGGCGCCGAAGTTCGAGTAGTTATCTTCTTCGCTGAAATCCTCGCTGGATTCGCCCTCGGCGCGCGGAGGCTGCTGCTGTTGCGGCTGGCTCTGGCGGAGCTGTTCCTGCGCGGCCGCGATCAGGCGGAAGTAATGTTCGGCGTGCTGGTAGTAGTTTTCCGCTGCAACCGGGTCGCCGGAGGAACGGGCATCGCGCGCAAGCTGGACGTATTTCTCGGCGATGTGGGAGGCGGTACCGCGGATCTTGATGTCAGGACCGTTGGACTCGAACACCCGGGTCATCGGATTCTGGCCGCGCCGGTTGTTGCCGTGATTGCCGCCGCTACGACCGCGCATGCGCTTGTTGTTGTTCTGACCGTTCCTCATGTCGTGCCTTTTACCGATCCTCGATAGTGTTGATCGAATTGGAGCCATTAATCGAAGTGAGTTCTTCTGCGTTTCGTCCCGTTCCGGTAGCGGTGCGCCGTCGCGTCAATTGCAGAGTGCAGGTTTTCATCCTGCGTCCGTCGCGTTCAACGGCACACCGTTTGTGCGCCATACCTCTCAATGCCCTGACGCGCCGCCAGGGTGGATGACCTCGAATGGCGATTGACCCCAATTCCCGCCCGGAACGCAGAACGGGCAGGCGCCGATGTCATGTTTGAATGTTCAAGCGCACAGCTTTCATTGGCTGGAAGCGGGCAGCGCGGCTCGTCGTCCTTCGCGCCCAAGACAATCAGCGACAATCCGCTTTCGGAACCCCTGTCGGCGGTCCTCTTTCCCTTGAGGACGCTGGCCCCTCTATCCGCTTGACGGAACCGAGGGCCTGACCGATGTGCCTGAAACCTAATCGCTCCGGGGCCAATCGCCAAGGGTTTTTTGCTGATTTTTTCGTGGCTCAGGCCTCAAAAAGTCAGGTTTTTCGGGCTGTCACGACCCGCGGGACGCCGCCCAGATCGGCCTTTGCGGGGGCGGGCACGGCAAGTCCTGCTTCGGCCATCAGGGTCGCCACGCCGTGCGCCTGGCGCTGC encodes:
- the gloB gene encoding hydroxyacylglutathione hydrolase, which gives rise to MAAEIRVFPCLSDNIGYLIHDPVTKATAAIDAPDAKPIIAALEREGWRLTDLLITHHHADHTDGIAELKAKYKCRVVGPYEKGVRIDGLDVHVKEGDTVKVGNLVARVFETPGHTLDHISYMFDDAHALFCADVIFSIGCGRVIEGTYPMMWESLLKLRALPNDTRVYCGHEYTASNVKFALGIEPNNPALKKRAEEVTKLRAEGKLTIPSLMRDEKEANVFLRADVPAVAAALGMNGKTPAEVFGEIRERKNRA
- a CDS encoding class I SAM-dependent methyltransferase, with the translated sequence MTVDVIDLRGFYSQRIGTVVRRMIWRGIQNHWPDAPGQRVLGFGYPTPYLGLFRDSCERCLAFMPATQGVLKWPTARPTLSTLVDELSLPLPDAALDRILLVHALEMSDDPENFMREIWRVLAPSGRLMVVVPNRRGVWARGDNTPFGHGQPYSRTQLIQLLRQTWFTPVAWSEALFMPPVDKGWMLRSAPAWEKVGSALSSPFPGVLLVEATKQVYRGLPAKRERPRLIPALEPALVPRPLQRQDP
- a CDS encoding DUF4167 domain-containing protein; protein product: MRNGQNNNKRMRGRSGGNHGNNRRGQNPMTRVFESNGPDIKIRGTASHIAEKYVQLARDARSSGDPVAAENYYQHAEHYFRLIAAAQEQLRQSQPQQQQPPRAEGESSEDFSEEDNYSNFGAEPGFAPQPQQFTQREQSQPYPQQREQPREYREPRENTRQQQTQPQDSGASGLPSFITGGAPQPAAPFEGGGAPQGERFAHRRRRPRTPRPEGQTAAVPQESGDLAGE